One Chaetodon auriga isolate fChaAug3 chromosome 14, fChaAug3.hap1, whole genome shotgun sequence genomic window carries:
- the ckba gene encoding creatine kinase, brain a isoform X1, with amino-acid sequence MPFGNTHNQMKLKYASEQEFPDLSKHNNHMAKVLTPAMYERLRSKQTPSGFTLDDVIQTGVDNPGHPFIMTVGCVAGDEETYEVFKELLDPVIEDRHGGYKPTDKHKTDLNSANLKGGDDLDPNYVLSSRVRTGRSVRGFCLPPHCSRGERRAVETLSIEALASLSGDLKGKYYALKNMTDAEQQQLIDDHFLFDKPVSPLLLASGMARDWPDARGIWHNDNKTFLVWVNEEDHLRVISMQKGGNMKEVFERFCTGLTKIENLFKERGHAFMWNEHLGYVLTCPSNLGTGLRAGVHVKLPNMSKHAKFEEVLKRLRLQKRGTGGVDTAAVGGVFDISNADRLGFSEVELVQMVVDGVKLLVDMEKKLEKGQSIDDIMPAQK; translated from the exons ATGCCTTTCGGTAACACGCACAACCAGATGAAGCTGAAGTACGCGTCGGAGCAGGAGTTCCCGGAcctcagcaaacacaacaaTCATATGGCCAAGGTCCTGACTCCTGCTATGTACGAGCGGCTGAGGAGCAAGCAGACACCCAGTGGATTTACTCTGGATGATGTCATTCAGACTGGGGTTGATAACCCAG GCCACCCCTTCATCATGACTGTGGGCTGCGTCGCTGGAGACGAGGAGACGTACGAGGTcttcaaagagctgctggaCCCCGTGATCGAGGACAGACATGGAGGCTACAAACCCACAGACAAGCACAAGACTGACCTCAACTCAGCCAACCTGAAG ggcGGAGACGATCTGGACCCCAACTACGTCCTGAGCTCCCGTGTCCGAACAGGCCGCAGCGTCCGCGGCTTCTGCCTGCCgcctcactgcagcagaggggagagaCGCGCTGTGGAGACGCTCTCCATCGAAG cTCTGGCCTCTCTGTCCGGAGACCTGAAGGGGAAATACTACGCCCTGAAGAACATGACCGAcgccgagcagcagcagctcatcgatgaccacttcctgtttgacaagccggtgtctcctctgctgctggcctCAGGGATGGCCCGCGACTGGCCCGACGCCAGGGGCATCTG GCACAACGATAACAAGACATTCCTGGTTTGGGTGAATGAGGAGGACCACCTGCGTGTGATCTCCATGCAGAAAGGCGGCAACATGAAGGAAGTGTTCGAGCGCTTCTGCACCGGACTCACCAAG ATTGAGAACCTGTTCAAGGAGAGAGGCCATGCCTTCATGTGGAATGAGCACCTGGGCTACGTCCTCACCTGCCCGTCTAACCTGGGCACCGGCCTGCGTGCAGGCGTGCACGTGAAGCTGCCCAACATGAGCAAGCACGCCAAGTTTGAGGAGGTTCTCAAGAGGCTGAGGCTCCAGAAACGAGGAACTG GTGGCGTGGACACGGCCGCTGTGGGTGGAGTCTTTGACATTTCCAACGCTGACAGACTGGGCTTCTCTGAGGTGGAGCTGGTGCAGATGGTGGTCGATGGAGTCAAGCTGCTGGTGGACAtggagaagaagctggagaaggGCCAGTCTATCGACGACATCATGCCCGCCCAGAAGTGA
- the ckba gene encoding creatine kinase, brain a isoform X2: MAKLTLKRLSAEDEFPDLSQHNNHMAKFLTLDMYKKLRERATPSGFTIDGVIQTGVDNPGHPFIMTVGCVAGDEETYEVFKELLDPVIEDRHGGYKPTDKHKTDLNSANLKGGDDLDPNYVLSSRVRTGRSVRGFCLPPHCSRGERRAVETLSIEALASLSGDLKGKYYALKNMTDAEQQQLIDDHFLFDKPVSPLLLASGMARDWPDARGIWHNDNKTFLVWVNEEDHLRVISMQKGGNMKEVFERFCTGLTKIENLFKERGHAFMWNEHLGYVLTCPSNLGTGLRAGVHVKLPNMSKHAKFEEVLKRLRLQKRGTGGVDTAAVGGVFDISNADRLGFSEVELVQMVVDGVKLLVDMEKKLEKGQSIDDIMPAQK; encoded by the exons ATGGCCAAGCTGACGCTGAAGAGGCTGTCAGCTGAGGACGAGTTCCCAGATCTCAGTCAGCACAACAACCACATGGCCAAGTTCTTAACCCTGGACATGTACAAGAAGCTGAGAGAGCGGGCTACACCCAGCGGCTTCACCATAGATGGTGTCATTCAGACAGGAGTTGATAATCCTG GCCACCCCTTCATCATGACTGTGGGCTGCGTCGCTGGAGACGAGGAGACGTACGAGGTcttcaaagagctgctggaCCCCGTGATCGAGGACAGACATGGAGGCTACAAACCCACAGACAAGCACAAGACTGACCTCAACTCAGCCAACCTGAAG ggcGGAGACGATCTGGACCCCAACTACGTCCTGAGCTCCCGTGTCCGAACAGGCCGCAGCGTCCGCGGCTTCTGCCTGCCgcctcactgcagcagaggggagagaCGCGCTGTGGAGACGCTCTCCATCGAAG cTCTGGCCTCTCTGTCCGGAGACCTGAAGGGGAAATACTACGCCCTGAAGAACATGACCGAcgccgagcagcagcagctcatcgatgaccacttcctgtttgacaagccggtgtctcctctgctgctggcctCAGGGATGGCCCGCGACTGGCCCGACGCCAGGGGCATCTG GCACAACGATAACAAGACATTCCTGGTTTGGGTGAATGAGGAGGACCACCTGCGTGTGATCTCCATGCAGAAAGGCGGCAACATGAAGGAAGTGTTCGAGCGCTTCTGCACCGGACTCACCAAG ATTGAGAACCTGTTCAAGGAGAGAGGCCATGCCTTCATGTGGAATGAGCACCTGGGCTACGTCCTCACCTGCCCGTCTAACCTGGGCACCGGCCTGCGTGCAGGCGTGCACGTGAAGCTGCCCAACATGAGCAAGCACGCCAAGTTTGAGGAGGTTCTCAAGAGGCTGAGGCTCCAGAAACGAGGAACTG GTGGCGTGGACACGGCCGCTGTGGGTGGAGTCTTTGACATTTCCAACGCTGACAGACTGGGCTTCTCTGAGGTGGAGCTGGTGCAGATGGTGGTCGATGGAGTCAAGCTGCTGGTGGACAtggagaagaagctggagaaggGCCAGTCTATCGACGACATCATGCCCGCCCAGAAGTGA